The following are from one region of the Streptomyces changanensis genome:
- a CDS encoding alpha/beta fold hydrolase, translated as MRSAAVTAAGDRIRWVELPGRDPVRVYVHGLGATSPAYFAATAVHPLLAGHRSLLVDLLGHGHSDRPTSFAYTLEDHADTLAAALRAADVAGAELVAHSMGGSVAVVLAARHPELVSRLVLVDANLDPLPRVPGTAGSSGIAAYTEEEFVTGGWREVRDRVGAHWWSTMRLAGLEALHRSATHLVRGTTPTIRELLLALPVPRTFLYPRADAPFPGAAELVAAGVTVTAVPDCGHNVMLDNPEAFARAVADAPAG; from the coding sequence GTGCGCAGCGCAGCCGTGACGGCCGCCGGGGACCGCATCCGCTGGGTGGAGCTCCCGGGCCGTGACCCAGTGCGCGTCTACGTGCACGGACTGGGCGCCACCTCGCCCGCGTACTTCGCCGCGACGGCGGTGCACCCCCTGCTGGCCGGCCACCGCTCCCTCCTGGTCGACCTGCTCGGCCACGGGCACAGCGACCGCCCCACGTCGTTCGCGTACACCCTCGAAGACCACGCCGACACGCTCGCCGCCGCCCTGCGCGCCGCGGACGTCGCCGGGGCCGAGCTCGTCGCGCACAGCATGGGCGGTTCGGTCGCCGTCGTGCTCGCCGCCCGCCACCCCGAGCTGGTCTCCCGGCTCGTCCTGGTCGACGCCAACCTCGACCCGCTGCCCCGCGTCCCGGGCACCGCCGGGAGCAGCGGCATCGCGGCGTACACCGAGGAGGAGTTCGTCACCGGCGGCTGGCGCGAGGTCCGCGACCGGGTGGGCGCGCACTGGTGGTCGACGATGCGCCTGGCGGGCCTGGAGGCCCTGCACCGCAGCGCGACCCACCTGGTCCGCGGCACGACCCCGACCATCCGGGAGCTGCTGCTGGCGCTGCCGGTGCCGCGCACCTTCCTGTACCCGCGGGCCGACGCCCCGTTCCCGGGCGCGGCGGAACTGGTCGCGGCGGGTGTGACCGTCACGGCGGTCCCCGACTGCGGACACAACGTCATGCTGGACAACCCCGAGGCGTTCGCCCGGGCCGTGGCGGACGCGCCGGCCGGCTGA
- a CDS encoding SRPBCC family protein translates to MRYADGPTATAESTIDAPPARVWELVTDIGLPARLSPELRYAAWLDGATAPAVGARFEGHNDHPLVGTWRTHAHVVELVEQRVFAWAVTDPDDRFGGGEPDPDRPLATWRFDLSPAPGGGTRLRLGTRLGPARSGVSLAIDRAPDREEHIVAARLAELRTGMAATLDGVRALAEDRPTAP, encoded by the coding sequence ATGCGTTACGCAGACGGCCCGACCGCGACCGCCGAGAGCACGATCGACGCACCCCCCGCGCGCGTGTGGGAGCTCGTGACCGACATCGGCCTCCCCGCCCGCCTCAGCCCCGAACTCCGGTACGCGGCCTGGCTGGACGGGGCGACCGCCCCGGCCGTGGGGGCCCGCTTCGAGGGGCACAACGACCACCCGCTGGTCGGCACGTGGCGTACCCACGCGCACGTCGTGGAGCTGGTCGAGCAGCGGGTGTTCGCCTGGGCGGTCACCGACCCCGACGACCGCTTCGGCGGCGGGGAGCCCGACCCGGACCGGCCGCTGGCGACCTGGCGGTTCGACCTGTCCCCCGCGCCCGGGGGCGGCACCCGCCTGCGCCTCGGCACGCGCCTGGGCCCCGCCCGGTCCGGGGTGAGCCTGGCCATCGACCGGGCGCCGGACCGCGAGGAGCACATCGTGGCCGCACGCCTCGCCGAGCTGCGTACCGGCATGGCGGCCACCCTCGACGGCGTCAGGGCCCTGGCGGAGGACCGCCCCACGGCGCCCTGA
- a CDS encoding SigE family RNA polymerase sigma factor produces MPHGSDAEATDFADFATAAWPRLVRTAQLLTGDFHEAEDLVQTTLAKLYGRWRKVPRDQIDLYVRRALVNNNLSRLRRRRVVHLLTPLLPDAARHAHAGHADTIDQRTALMRALADLSSRQRAVMVLRYWEDLNEQDIAEVLGCSVGTVKTHARRGLEALRAHPVLDPHLHASPGAER; encoded by the coding sequence GTGCCGCACGGGTCCGACGCCGAGGCCACCGACTTCGCCGACTTCGCCACGGCCGCCTGGCCCCGCCTGGTGCGCACCGCCCAGCTCCTCACCGGTGACTTCCACGAGGCGGAGGACCTGGTGCAGACGACGCTCGCCAAGCTCTACGGCCGGTGGCGGAAGGTGCCGCGCGACCAGATCGACCTGTACGTGCGCCGCGCCCTGGTCAACAACAACCTCAGCCGCCTGCGCCGCAGACGGGTCGTCCACCTGCTGACCCCGTTGCTGCCCGACGCGGCCCGCCACGCCCACGCCGGCCACGCGGACACGATCGACCAGCGGACGGCGCTCATGCGGGCGCTCGCCGACCTCTCCTCCCGGCAGCGGGCCGTGATGGTGCTGCGGTACTGGGAGGACCTGAACGAGCAGGACATCGCGGAGGTGCTCGGCTGCTCGGTCGGCACGGTCAAGACGCACGCCCGGCGCGGTCTGGAGGCGCTGCGCGCCCACCCCGTCCTCGACCCCCACCTCCACGCCTCCCCGGGAGCAGAGCGATGA
- the argS gene encoding arginine--tRNA ligase, with protein sequence MASVPSLASTVQQCLADALSAALPEAGSADPLLRRSDRADFQANGILALAKKLKGNPRELATKVVAALPANDVLKDIEVSGPGFLNITITDAAITGTLAARAADDRLGVPYAGKAGTTVIDYAQPNVAKEMHVGHLRSAVIGDAMVKILEFAGEKVVRRHHIGDWGTQFGMLIQYLIEHPHELDHKDADVSGEEAMSNLNRLYKAARALFDSDEEFKARSRDRVVALQSGDEETLALWQRFVDESKIYFYSVFDKLDMEIDDPDVVGESGYNDMLDETCRLLEESGVAVRSEGALCVFFDDVKGPDGNPVPLIVRKSNGGYGYAATDLSAIRDRVQKLGADTLVYVVDARQSLHFKMVFETARRAGWLNDRTHAVQLAFGTVLGKDGKPFKTREGETVRLVDLLDEAIDRAAAVVREKNEDVPEAQRLTEDEIAERAAQVGIGAIKYADLSTSASRDYKFDLDQMVSLNGDTSVYLQYAYARIKSIIRKAGEARPAAHPEIALAPAERALGLHLDRFGETLAEVAETYEPHKLAAYLYQLASLYTSFYSECPVLKADTPQQVENRLFLCDLTARTLGQGMALLGIRTPERL encoded by the coding sequence ATGGCCTCGGTCCCTTCCCTCGCTTCGACCGTGCAGCAGTGCCTCGCGGACGCCCTCTCGGCAGCCCTGCCGGAGGCCGGTTCGGCCGACCCGCTGCTGCGACGAAGCGACCGGGCCGACTTCCAGGCCAACGGCATCCTGGCCCTCGCCAAGAAGCTCAAGGGCAACCCGCGCGAGCTGGCGACGAAGGTCGTGGCGGCCCTCCCGGCGAACGACGTCCTGAAGGACATCGAGGTCTCCGGCCCCGGCTTCCTCAACATCACCATCACGGACGCGGCGATCACGGGGACCCTCGCCGCCCGCGCCGCCGACGACCGCCTCGGCGTCCCGTACGCCGGGAAGGCCGGCACCACGGTGATCGACTATGCCCAGCCGAACGTGGCGAAGGAGATGCACGTCGGGCACCTGCGCTCCGCCGTCATCGGCGACGCCATGGTCAAGATCCTGGAGTTCGCGGGCGAGAAGGTGGTCCGCCGCCACCACATCGGTGACTGGGGCACCCAGTTCGGCATGCTCATCCAGTACCTGATCGAGCACCCGCACGAGCTGGACCACAAGGACGCGGACGTCTCCGGCGAGGAGGCGATGTCCAACCTGAACCGCCTCTACAAGGCGGCCCGCGCCCTGTTCGACTCCGACGAGGAGTTCAAGGCCCGCTCCCGCGACCGTGTGGTGGCCCTCCAGTCCGGCGACGAGGAGACCCTCGCGCTCTGGCAGCGGTTCGTCGACGAGTCGAAGATCTACTTCTACTCGGTCTTCGACAAGCTGGACATGGAGATCGACGACCCGGACGTGGTCGGCGAGTCCGGGTACAACGACATGCTCGACGAGACGTGCCGCCTGCTGGAGGAGTCCGGCGTCGCGGTCCGCTCCGAGGGCGCCCTGTGCGTGTTCTTCGACGACGTGAAGGGCCCCGACGGCAACCCGGTCCCCCTGATCGTCCGGAAGTCCAACGGCGGCTACGGCTACGCGGCCACCGACCTGTCGGCGATCCGCGACCGCGTGCAGAAGCTCGGCGCCGACACCCTGGTGTACGTCGTGGACGCCCGCCAGTCGCTGCACTTCAAGATGGTGTTCGAGACGGCCCGCCGCGCGGGCTGGCTGAACGACCGGACCCACGCGGTGCAGCTCGCCTTCGGCACGGTCCTCGGCAAGGACGGCAAGCCGTTCAAGACCCGTGAGGGCGAGACCGTCCGGCTGGTCGACCTGCTGGACGAGGCGATCGACCGGGCGGCGGCCGTGGTCCGCGAGAAGAACGAGGACGTCCCCGAGGCCCAGCGGCTGACCGAGGACGAGATCGCCGAGCGTGCCGCCCAGGTCGGCATCGGCGCGATCAAGTACGCGGACCTGTCCACCTCCGCGTCCCGCGACTACAAGTTCGACCTGGACCAGATGGTGTCGCTCAACGGCGACACGTCCGTCTACCTCCAGTACGCGTACGCCCGGATCAAGTCGATCATCCGCAAGGCCGGTGAGGCCCGGCCCGCCGCCCACCCGGAGATCGCCCTGGCCCCGGCCGAGCGCGCGCTGGGCCTGCACCTGGACCGGTTCGGCGAGACGCTCGCCGAGGTGGCGGAGACGTACGAGCCGCACAAGCTCGCCGCGTACCTGTACCAGCTGGCGTCGCTCTACACGTCGTTCTACTCGGAGTGCCCGGTCCTCAAGGCGGACACCCCGCAGCAGGTCGAGAACCGGCTGTTCCTGTGCGACCTGACCGCCCGCACGCTGGGCCAGGGCATGGCACTGCTGGGCATCCGGACGCCCGAGCGCCTCTGA
- a CDS encoding DUF1876 domain-containing protein, with the protein MHTLVGWHVDMEFREDGDRTRAAALVRLGDGTEVRGHGQAQRHPSDSGQLRVGEEIAGARALMDIATQLLQKAHVEIDEARGKPSRPLI; encoded by the coding sequence ATGCACACACTCGTCGGATGGCACGTCGACATGGAGTTCCGCGAGGACGGCGACCGCACCCGGGCCGCCGCTCTGGTGCGGCTCGGTGACGGGACCGAGGTACGCGGGCACGGCCAGGCCCAGCGCCACCCCTCGGACTCCGGGCAGCTGCGGGTCGGCGAGGAGATCGCGGGCGCCCGCGCGCTGATGGACATCGCCACCCAGCTGCTCCAGAAGGCCCACGTGGAGATCGACGAGGCGAGGGGGAAGCCCTCACGGCCACTGATCTGA
- the hemB gene encoding porphobilinogen synthase — protein sequence MTVYGSFPGARPRRLRTTPAMRRMVAETRLHPADLILPAFVREGVSEPVPISAMPGVVQHTRDTLRKAAVEAVEAGVSGIMLFGVPEDAKKDAVGTAGTDPDGILQVAIRDVRAEVGDDLVIMSDLCLDEYTDHGHCGVLDADGRVDNDATLERYAEMAQVQADAGVHVVGPSGMMDGQVGVVRDALDTIGKEDVSILAYTVKYASAFYGPFREAVGSSLTGDRKTYQQDAANLRESMRELALDLDEGADMVMVKPAGPYLDVLAKVADAVDVPVAAYQISGEYAMVEAAAEKGWIDREQAILESLTGIRRAGAKMILTYWATEVAQRLGR from the coding sequence ATGACTGTGTACGGATCCTTTCCCGGGGCGCGGCCGCGGCGGCTGCGTACCACGCCCGCGATGCGGCGGATGGTCGCGGAGACGCGGCTGCATCCGGCCGACCTGATCCTGCCCGCGTTCGTGCGGGAGGGCGTGAGCGAGCCGGTGCCGATCTCGGCGATGCCCGGCGTCGTGCAGCACACCCGGGACACGCTGCGGAAGGCCGCCGTGGAGGCGGTCGAGGCCGGGGTCTCCGGGATCATGCTGTTCGGCGTGCCGGAGGACGCGAAGAAGGACGCGGTCGGGACGGCGGGGACCGACCCGGACGGCATTCTGCAGGTCGCCATCCGGGACGTGCGGGCCGAGGTCGGGGACGACCTGGTGATCATGTCGGACCTGTGCCTCGACGAGTACACCGACCACGGGCACTGCGGAGTGCTGGACGCCGACGGGCGCGTCGACAACGACGCGACCCTGGAGCGGTACGCCGAGATGGCGCAGGTCCAGGCCGACGCGGGCGTCCACGTCGTCGGGCCGAGCGGCATGATGGACGGCCAGGTCGGCGTCGTCCGCGACGCGCTCGACACGATCGGCAAGGAGGACGTGTCGATCCTCGCGTACACCGTGAAGTACGCCTCCGCCTTCTACGGGCCGTTCCGCGAGGCGGTCGGTTCGTCGCTGACGGGTGACCGCAAGACGTACCAGCAGGACGCGGCGAACCTGCGGGAGTCGATGCGGGAGCTGGCGCTCGACCTGGACGAGGGCGCCGACATGGTGATGGTCAAGCCGGCCGGGCCCTACCTCGACGTACTGGCGAAGGTCGCTGACGCGGTGGACGTGCCGGTCGCGGCGTACCAGATCAGCGGCGAGTACGCGATGGTCGAGGCGGCGGCGGAGAAGGGCTGGATCGACCGGGAGCAGGCGATCCTGGAGTCCCTCACCGGCATCCGGCGGGCGGGCGCGAAGATGATCCTCACGTACTGGGCGACCGAGGTCGCGCAGCGGCTGGGCCGCTAG